From a single Xiphophorus maculatus strain JP 163 A chromosome 5, X_maculatus-5.0-male, whole genome shotgun sequence genomic region:
- the usp38 gene encoding ubiquitin carboxyl-terminal hydrolase 38, translating into MDKILEGLISSDHSVPVKRAIVKKVVEAAENDVTQEQCRALFTLTTRLILLGDDAFQKQIGLQVLEAYARYHRPEFELFFCKDFVLCLLQQGYGQLEHRDAAIIDYIHCCLRLLISCPSVLETFSVIQVEVLRMVCERPEPALCARLSTLLSDFMQCIPREKSGVLFCQQLVRTISCFQCFASEERELREYVGQVTKVSTLLQNIWKAEPATLLPSLQEVFAIISSTDPSFDPSIALASLVQHIPVQMINVLIKSLTTDQNVRDASMTKALSRMIDWLSWPLAQHVDTWVIALLKGLAAVQKFTILIDVTLLKIELVFSRLWYPIVRQGALSVLSHMLLSFQHSPEAFHLVVPHVRSLVQTLNTDGLPTSQTFLLQFTELIHCMMYQYSGFPDLYDHILEAIKDFPKPSEEKIKLVLNQSAWTSQSNSFASGLLRPAGKSETGRTGLINLGNTCYMNSIIQTLFMATDFRRHVLSLHLNGSNTVMKRLQLLFAFLAHTQRAAYAPRNFLEVSRPPWFNVGSQQDCSEYLRFLLERLHEEEKTLHVLQSAKPTVASLVDPISRDPISPTTSEDCKDCHLVEAENRCANDGRTLIERMFGGKLITGIRCMQCNSISEKEEPFTDLSLAFCPSSSSQGSPKSERPTEEGKVLCQGSVNGGSEAPESSNLATNVQYEPVTNEPPLSVPDLVNYFLAPEILDEDNAYFCEKCVSLQRAERTMKVVSAPEYLILTLLRFSYDAKSHIRKKILDNVIIPPALRLPVHASATPVQWSSASSSPLQVDSPESSENLAKKLKPSQGEEEEERKLRLDEAEKMTRGRETSVQSVPYMLSSVVVHSGVSSESGHYYSYGRNINGADGTQHPAGFSSVKQDLASDQAACSLCKSEQGDSLPNVGLEARDWLLFNDSRVTYTSLQSVQNITNRFPKDTAYVLMYRKQELPALNGNEGQMANGMRLSAEPPLQKELLDAIIKDNKLYLQEQELSARTQALQASSSSCSFRPNGSDDNNPPGSCGPSGGGGGGGGGGFNTISRLVF; encoded by the exons ATGGACAAGATTCTGGAGGGCCTGATCAGCTCCGATCACTCTGTCCCGGTGAAGAGGGCCATAGTGAAGAAGGTGGTTGAAGCAGCAGAGAACGACGTGACGCAGGAACAGTGTCGAGCCCTATTCACACTCACCACCCGCCTCATCTTGCTCGGTGACGATGCTTTCCAGAAGCAGATTGGCCTGCAAGTTCTGGAGGCCTATGCTCGCTACCACCGGCCCGAGTTTGAGCTCTTCTTCTGCAAAGACTTTGTGCTCTGTTTACTCCAGCAGGGCTACGGGCAGCTGGAACACAGAGATGCTGCAATAATCGATTACATCCACTGCTGCCTGCGGCTGCTCATCAGCTGCCCCTCCGTCCTGGAGACCTTCAGTGTCATCCAAGTGGAGGTTTTGAGGATGGTGTGCGAACGGCCTGAGCCAGCTCTCTGCGCCCGACTCAGCACTTTGCTGTCAGACTTTATGCAGTGCATCCCGAGGGAAAAGTCAGGTGTCTTGTTCTGCCAGCAGCTAGTGAGGACCatcagctgctttcagtgctTTGCCAGTGAAGAGCGGGAACTGAGAGAGTATGTAGGCCAGGTGACAAAGGTCAGCACTCTTCTACAGAACATCTGGAAGGCAGAGCCAGCCACACTGTTGCCTTCACTGCAAGAAGTCTTTGCTATTATCTCCTCCACAG aCCCATCCTTTGACCCATCTATTGCCCTGGCTAGTCTGGTCCAGCACATCCCTGTCCAGATGATCAATGTGCTCATCAAGAGTCTCACCACAGACCAGAACGTCAGAGATGCAAGCATGACCAAAGCTCTCAGCCG aatgatCGACTGGTTGTCTTGGCCGCTGGCCCAACATGTGGATACCTGGGTCATCGCACTACTGAAAGGACTGGCTGCTGTTCAGAAGTTTACCATTCTTATAGATGTCACTCTGCTGAAAATTGAACTG GTATTCAGCCGTCTGTGGTACCCTATTGTGCGGCAGGGGGCGCTATCCGTGCTTTCCCACATGCTGTTGAGCTTCCAGCACTCTCCTGAGGCCTTCCATTTG gTTGTTCCACACGTGCGCTCTCTAGTTCAGACTCTAAACACAGACGGTCTCCCCACCAGTCAAACTTTCCTGCTCCAATTCACTGAGCTTATACACTGCATGATGTACCAGTACTCTGGCTTCCCTGACCTCTACGACCACATATTGGAAGCCATAAAG GATTTCCCAAAACCTTCAGAAGAAAAGATCAAGTTGGTGTTGAATCAAAGTGCCTGGACATCCCAGTCCAATTCGTTTGCTTCTGGTTTATTGAGGCCGGCTGGGAAGTCTGAGACAGGAAGGACAGGTCTGATCAACCTGGGGAACACCTGCTACATGAACAGCATCATCCAGACCCTTTTTATGGCAACAGA TTTCAGGAGGCACGTTTTGTCTTTACATCTAAATGGCTCCAACACAGTAATGAAGAGACTCCAGCTCCTTTTTGCTTTCCTGGCACACACACAG AGGGCAGCGTACGCTCCCAGGAACTTCTTGGAAGTGTCTCGTCCTCCCTGGTTCAACGTGGGCTCACAGCAGGACTGTTCAGAGTATCTCAGATTCCTTCTAGAAAG GTTGCACGAAGAGGAGAAAACGCTTCACGTTCTGCAATCAGCCAAGCCAACAGTAGCCTCCCTGGTTGATCCCATTAGCAGAGACCCAATAAGCCCAACAACTTCTGAAGACTGCAAGGATTGCCATTTGGTTGAAGCAGAGAACCGATGTGCAAATGATGGAAGGACTTTGATAGAGCGGATGTTTGGTGGAAAGCTGATCACAGGCATTCGGTGCATGCAGTGTAACAGCATCTCCGAGAAAGAAGAGCCTTTTACAGACTTGTCTTTGGCCTTTTGTCCGTCTTCTTCCTCTCAGGGCAGTCCCAAATCAGAGAGACCTACAGAGGAAGGCAAGGTGCTCTGTCAGGGATCTGTCAATGGTGGCAGCGAAGCTCCTGAATCAAGCAATCTAGCTACTAATGTTCAGTATGAGCCAGTGACGAACGAACCCCCTCTGTCTGTGCCTGACCTGGTGAACTATTTTCTGGCTCCTGAAATCCTGGACGAAGACAACGCGTACTTTTGCGAGAAGTGTGTTTCCCTCCAACGAGCTGAGAGGACCATGAAGGTGGTTTCCGCGCCTGAATACCTCATCCTCACGTTGCTCCGATTCTCTTACGATGCCAAAAGCCACATCCGCAAGAAGATCCTAGATAACGTCATCATCCCGCCAGCTCTGAGACTTCCTGTCCATGCCTCTGCGACGCCAGTGCAGTGGTCCTCCGCCTCTTCGTCTCCTTTGCAAGTTGATTCTCCGGAAAGCAGCGAGAACCTGGCTAAGAAACTTAAACCATCAcaaggagaagaggaggaagagaggaagttAAGGTTAGATGAAGCTGAGAAGATGACAAGAGGAAGAGAGACTTCAGTCCAATCAGTGCCCTATATGCTCAGCTCTGTTGTGGTGCATTCTGGGGTTTCCTCGGAGAGTGGCCACTACTACTCCTACGGACGAAACATCAACGGAGCGGATGGGACGCAGCATCCAGCGGGTTTCTCTTCTGTCAAACAGGATTTAGCGAGTGACCAGGCCGCTTGTAGCCTCTGCAAATCAGAACAAGGCGACTCATTACCCAACGTGGGCCTGGAGGCGAGGGACTGGCTCCTGTTCAATGACAGCAGAGTGACATACACTTCCCTACAGTCAGTACAAAACATCACCAATCGCTTCCCCAAAGACACAGCCTATGTGCTCATGTACAGGAAACAGGAGCTGCCAGCGTTGAATGGAAATGAGGGACAAATGGCAAATGGAATGAGACTGAGTGCCGAGCCTCCCCTGCAGAAAGAGCTGCTGGATGCTATCATCAAAGACAATAAGCTGTATTTGCAG GAGCAGGAACTCAGCGCTCGGACCCAGGCTCTTCAGGCGTCTTCGTCTTCCTGCTCATTCAGGCCAAACGGTTCAGATGACAACAACCCACCAGGGAGCTGTGGCCCatctggaggaggaggaggaggaggaggaggaggattcAACACCATTAGCAGACTGGTcttctaa